The following DNA comes from Solea senegalensis isolate Sse05_10M linkage group LG10, IFAPA_SoseM_1, whole genome shotgun sequence.
gctgctgctgctgcatgtgccTGAGGATTGTTTCACTTCgcaaaatgagaataaaaagaaatgttgctGTGAGGATGGACGAGGCTGCACGAGCGCACCTGTGATGTGAGGGAATTTTGGACTAAAGtcctttaaaatatttgttgaaTTTGCTGAATTGGTTTTCAGAGTCTCTGCTTTTTTACATAAAGCCCATTTACGCATCCTTTAAATTTGAAACCTCACCTTGAAACAAAAATGCATCTTTTACAGAAAAGTGGAAAATCTCCCACTTTAACTAGCGCAgctttaataataaaagaagtaAAACTGGTTTTACTGCGCGTGAATCATAagttctttgtaaaaaaaaaagaagggggggaaaaaaaactttttttcagcGCCGAGACTCACATGAAAAACTCCGGGGACGAAGGGTTGTTGTCGCTGCTGGAGCCTCCGTTTTCTCTAAAGCCGGTGCTGATGAGCTTCTCGTATTTCTCCTTGTAGACGTCCCTCTCCCTGGCCAGCCGGGAGATCTCCTGTTTGAGGTGATCCACCTGCTGCATCAGCTGCGTCTTCTCTCCCTCCAGGACGTGCCGCTGCTGGACGCGCTTGTATCGGCAGGACTGGGCATAGCCCCTGTTCTTTAgtgtcctcctcttctgtttcaGGCGGATCACCTCTTCCTTGCTGACCCCCCGCAGCTGCCGGTTCAACTCCCGCACCGACATGGTCACCAGCTGCTCGTCCGAGAAGCGGTCCTCCAAGCGCAGGTGCTGGTGGTTCCCCCCCGCGCCGCCGCCGGACTGCGACCCGGAGGACTGGTGGTGAGCGCctgagtggtggtggtggtgatggtggtggtggtggtgtggattCCCGTTCTGAGCCGCGGCTGCGGCGATGACCGCGGACACCACGGCGGCCGCTGATCCCATCTCCTCCCCGGCCATGGCGCCTCCTGCCCCGGCTGCGCCGCCGAACTGCTGCCCCCTGGCATAGCCATCGAAGGTCTGGAGCTGGTGACTGCTGCTGATCAGCGCCTCTACGGCGTCCTCCGGGCTAAAGCCCAGAGCCTCGGGATTCAACTGCTGTTGGTACCCGGTCATCCAGTAGAAATCCTCCAAGTGCGCCTTCTGTTCGCTCCCTGATCCCGGACTGGGCGCCGAGAAGCTTGGAGAGGGGGGAACCGAGCTGCAAGGCGTGCTCATCGGGGTGGAAGATAGGGATCCCCCGGCGACCACGCGGCTGCACTGGCTGATGCTGCGATCGGGCTCCACCGGCTCCTTTTTCACTTCAAACTTCATCAGATCGAAGTCATTAACATATTCCATGGCCAGGGGACTGGTGGGCAGGTCGGAGTTGCTCATTGCCAGTTCTGATGCCATCCTCTTGCTGTTGACAGTCCTCCAAAGGGGGTGAGGAGCACCTGTCAAAGTGGGCTGCTGAGACACGCACTGAGCCAGcttgatttctttatttatttttcttcaaaacCGACGGAAAAGTGAGATTTTCTCGCACTAATTGCGGCGCGCAGGTTTTTTGGTTGTGTGCGTcgataagttttttttttttttttccttcagtctGTGTTGCACAGACGCATTGGAGCTGCGctgtttcctccctctctcccagcGTGCGGGTGTCTGAGCGCCGCTCTCTCTGTTTCTACCATTTAACACTTCATGGCTCCTTTTAGGATTAGTGCGCCAATTTGAGGAGGTTCACGCTCGTGTCCCGGGCAAAGAGTTGCCTTGTGGAGAAAGAGGGGGGGGAGACAAAATCTCCACCCGAGGATTGATAGGTTTTTTCTATGGGATCAGTCAGAGGACGAGTTAAAAAGCATTGCTTAGTTTTATAGGCGCTATGACGTCACACTGAAATATGAAATTGACCCACACTCAGCCAATGAGCAGCGCAGTCCGGACACGTTATTAGCATATTATACAGAAAGCAAAGTT
Coding sequences within:
- the LOC122775496 gene encoding transcription factor Maf, which produces MASELAMSNSDLPTSPLAMEYVNDFDLMKFEVKKEPVEPDRSISQCSRVVAGGSLSSTPMSTPCSSVPPSPSFSAPSPGSGSEQKAHLEDFYWMTGYQQQLNPEALGFSPEDAVEALISSSHQLQTFDGYARGQQFGGAAGAGGAMAGEEMGSAAAVVSAVIAAAAAQNGNPHHHHHHHHHHHSGAHHQSSGSQSGGGAGGNHQHLRLEDRFSDEQLVTMSVRELNRQLRGVSKEEVIRLKQKRRTLKNRGYAQSCRYKRVQQRHVLEGEKTQLMQQVDHLKQEISRLARERDVYKEKYEKLISTGFRENGGSSSDNNPSSPEFFMTSRKFLHL